The DNA sequence CTCCGGCCATTCCCGCGCAAACTCCGGGGGCACCGCCGTCGATTTCCAGTACCGCTCCCCGAAGAGTATCTGTCCCGTACCACCCGTGGCAGCGGCGAGTGCCGTGACCGCCTCGGGGACGCCTCCCCATATCTGGGAAGCCCCGAGTGCGACGGCGCAGTCCGCCGTGGCCGGGGAGGTGTAGGCGGCGGCATCGGCACAGATGATGGTGATGCCGTCCCCGCACCCCGCCTCCGCTGCCGCCGCCCTTGCGGTGTCGCATGCATCGGGCCGTGCCTCGACGCCGGTGCAGGACGCCCCGAAGACCCCGGCAAAGAGGATGAGGGCGGTGCCGTTTCCGCATCCGAAATCGATCACCGTCGTCGCCTCATCAAGGCCGGCCGCTTCTCCTGCGGCAACGAGGGCCGTATCGCTGACAGGGTTCATGTGCAGGAGGGGTCCCTGCGAGATCGAGACGAGGTCTGCATCATAGTCGATAGGTCTTCAACTCCGGGTGGTATGTGATAACCGGATGTACTTATGGAAATATCACCCCATAAATCACTGTCACGCGGGGTGCCTCCCGTGCCCGTTGTGCCGACTCCCCGGCCGGGAACCGCGCACACGCGGAAAAACAGCGGTATGGCGATGCAGGACTCAGTGAATACGGACGAGATCGATCGTCACACTAATTTGGCGTATTTCAGTCCTTTTTTCAGAAATGAAATTGATTTAGCCAATGAAATTCGTTTTCAACCCCGAAAAATCGCCGCCGGGAAATATGTTCCCTAACATAGGACGAAAACGAAAAAAACCTTGATTTTAGCTTTATTTTCGAAAAGATAGCCTATTATATCAATACTATCTAAAAAGTTCTGATATGAAGAAAACAATAGGAAGAATTCTCGGGATCGTTGTATTCCTCGCCATTCTCTTGTGGCCGGCGGACCCGTCATTCTTCCCGGTACAGGCGACTGCCGCGTCGACTGCACTGATGGTCATCTGGTGGATCACCGAGGCGATACCCATTCAGGCAACGGCGCTCCTGCCGCTGGTCCTCTTCCCTGCGCTCGGTGTTCTCTCGTCCGGTGACGCTGCGGCCCCCTATGCAGACAAGACAATCTTCCTCTTCATGGGTGGTTTCATCATTGCCATGTCCATGCAGCGTTGGGGGCTGCATGAACGTATTGCCCTCGCTATCCTGAGCAGGATGGGGTCCAGTTCACGGATGCTCATCTTCGGCTTCATGGTGGCGACGGCGTTTCTGTCGATGTGGATCTCAAACACCGCCTGTGCGATGATGATGATCCCGATTGCCATTGCGATCATCGCGACCATTCTCCCCCGCTCGGATGTCCGGCTGGAGGAGATGGAGGAGACCCAACGGGAATTTGCCGAGTGCATGGTCATCTCGATTGCGTATGCCGCCTCCATCGGCGGACTTGCAACCGTCATCGGCACACCGCCCAACGGGATATTCCTTGCACAGATGGAGACGCTCTTCCCCGGCGTCCCTCCGATTGACTTCTTCACCTGGCTGAAGATCGGTCTGCCGCTCGTGGTTGTCTTCCTGCCAATTGCGTGGCTTTGGCTCGTCTACGGTCCGTACCGGCACATGCCGAAGAAGATCTCGCACGGAAGGGAGATCATCGAACAGCGACTGAAGGAGCTCGGGCCCATGGGCGCCGGCGAGAAGTGGACGCTTGTTGTCTTCGTCCTGACGGCACTTGCCTGGATCATGCGCACGGAGAAGAGTATTGGTGACTTCATCATACCGGGAATCAACACGTTTCTCCCGATGGTCCATGACTCCACGATCGCGATTGCAGGCGCCGTCCTTCTCTTCCTCCTCCCGGTGGACCGGGCAAACGGCGTCTACACGATGAACTGGGAGTGGGCAAAGAAGATCCCGTGGGGAATTCTCATCCTCTTCGGCGGCGGTATCGCGCTCTCCAAGGCCTTCATCGCGTCCGGACTTGCGCAGGTGATCATCGACAACTTCACCGTCTTCAATGCCCTCTCCGTGGTTGTGGCGGTCCTCATCGTTGGCATCATCATCTCGCTTCTCACCGAGGTGACGTCGAACACCGCGATGGCGTCCGTGATGATTCCTATCATGGCGGTCACGTCCATATCGATGGGGATTCACCCGTGGATTCTGATGCTGACCGCGACCTTCGCCTGTTCGCTTGCGTTCATGCTCCCGGTGGCAACCCCGCCGAACGCCGTCGCCTACGGCAGCGGCTACATCAGCATGCAGGATATGATCAAGACCGGCTGGGTCCTCAACTTCATCGGCATCGGCATCCTGACGGTCATGATGTTTACGGTCTTCATGTGGGTCCTCGGGTTCGGGGTTGCAATCCCCGACTGGGCGCTCACCCCCAATCTCGGGTTGTAGGACCACATTCCTTTTTTTCCCTCGCCCGTGGGTGAGAACTCCTCTCTTCCGAGTGATTGCCGATTCAATGCCGGACCCTGAACAGGCCATCCTCACATTCCCCATCTCCTGATGCCGCTTCATGGGAGGAACAATGAGCCGGACATGAGGAGCGGGATTCCGGGGATATTCACGACAAAGAAAGGGCAGATTCCTGAATGGTTTTTCCGGAATGGGGCCCGTTGTATCGACAAGAGGTCGCTCACATGCACTTTTCAACCGTGGTCAGCAGTATCCTGTCCGCGGGGGCGGTCCTGCGATTCTGCAGGGTGGCACTGATAAGAAATAGCTGTTGACGCCGGTGGTTCGAAGGGGTGATCGCTTCTCACCGAAAAGAACGGTCAGGGGCGTTGAAAAATAAAAAAATAATGGTTTCCGGAATTATCTGGACTCTCTCCGGGAAAGGAGAAGTCCTGCCGCTCCCAGTCCGCCAAGGGCTGCAAACACCGGTGCGGGTGTCTCCGTGGGTTCGGTGGCGGGCACGGTGCCGGTGGCGGTTGGTGTGGCACCGGTTGCCGTCGGGCTCGTGGTGGGTGCAGTGGTCGGCTCACCGGTGGTTATTGGCGGCGGGACTTCCGCCTTCATGGCAGCGATCGCGAAATACGAGAATCCGGGAGTCTCTGCAGTGAAGGTGGCGGTATCTTCCGTGGTGCCGACCCAGGTGGTCGGAAGCTCCACCCAAACGCCGTCCACATATCGCATCAGGCGGATATCATCCACTGTATAGCCGAGGTCCGTGAACCACGAGGCGGGCACGGTGAATTCGATGATTCCGCTTCCGATCTGGTCATCGGTGGCGTCGTAGAGGGTGAAAAGCAGGTATTTCCAGACGTCGGCATCCGGGCCCTCCATGTATGAGGGCAGCCCGGTGGTCCTGACGGTGATCAGGAACTTATTGACATTCTCCGACGGGGTCACCACGATCTGATGTACGATGGAGGAGCCGGGCATTGCGAGAGTGGCGGGAACGCCTGCCGTCATGCCGTAGGAAGAGGCCGCAACAGTACTGGAACTGCCGCCGCCCGACGGGGTCACGGGTGTCGGCGTTGGAGTTGGGGTGGGAGGGAGGGGGGTGACGACGGAGTAGCCGGATGCCGATCCCTCGGCGAGGCTGTTCGTCCAGAGAACGATGTCGCTCCCGTCCTCTGCGTTCGGGTTCTTGCAGTAGCCGTAGAGGTTGAAGGTCATCTGCGACTCCAGCCCGGTGACGGAATAGTCCACCTGCACGGCACCGCCGTTTTCTAGGTCCGGGTACTTGCCGAGGATTCCACAGTTCAGGTCGACGAACATCACCGAGAACGTGTTGGTGAGATCGGTCATGTCCTGCCCGTAGAAGATCGGGTAGGGGGCACTGTCGTCATCCGCAGGTTTCCAGTACTGGGGACCGTACATGAAGTCCCCGACGGTGAAGGTCTCCGCGAGGGCGGAGGCGTTGTAGGTGACGGCACCCTCCGGCGGAGCGGTGTTTTCGATGACATTCGGCGTCCACTGGTAACCTGCCGCCTCAAGGGTCAGGGCAAAGTCCGCCGGAACGGTCCCGTTGACCGCGATCATCAGGATGGCGTCGTCCTTGTAGCCCTTTCCACCGGTGTCGGTCAGATAGAAGGTGCCCGAAGTTGCCTCGGTCGTGGTCACCTGGCCGGAGGCTTCGGAGAGGTTGGTCGTGATATGCATCGAGTTGTAGCCGATGTCCTCGCCGATGAAGTAGGTGCCGTTGCCGTAGTCGTCATAGTGGGGGCCGTCGTCGTTTGCGACCTCGACAAAGATAGTGTTGTAGGCAATCGGGTGCAGGGAGACGGCGACCGGGGCTTCTGCGGAAAATCCTCCGGAGGAAGCAGTCACAACGGTCGTACCTGCCGAGAGGGCGTTTAAAAGTCCGCCAGCGGTGATGGATCCGACTCCCGGAACGGAGGACTCCCAGTCGATGAGGGCGCCCACGATGGCGTTTGCGCCGCTGTCGAGGAGATGGGCGATGAACTGGACGGTGTCACCGACCCCCATCCCCCACGATGCCGGAAGAATGTCCATTCCCACCGGCACAGGGGCGGTCGTCTGCACGATGTATCCGCTGGGGGTGGTGGAGGACTCGTCGTCGAGACGGTTCGTCCACTGGAAGCAGGTGACGTCGGTCTGGTTCGAGTATCCGTAGAGGTTGAAGGACGCGGTCTCCGGCAGGTTCGTGAACGCATAGTCGATCTGCACAAACCCGTTGTTGGTAAGGGTACTGTTGTGCAGCAGGCCGCAGTTCAGGTCAACGAACATCACCGAGAAGTTGTCCGTCGTATCGGTCATGTCCTGCCCGTGGTAGATGGGGTAGGGGTCCGCGTTGCCGGTCGGCTTCCAGTACTGCGGACCGTAGAAGAGATCGGCCTTGCCGAAGGACTCGTCGAGGGCTCCAGGGGTGTATGTGGCAGATGAATGGTCAGGCTGGCTGCCGTCCGTCGCTGCTGTCCAGACGTATCCCGAGGCGTTGAGGGCAAGCGTAAAGTCGGCCGGGACATCGCCGCCCACCGCGACCATGAGCACCAGCTCGTCCCAGAAGTCCTTTTCAGCGGATGATGTCACGTAGAACGTCCCGGACTGGGCATCGGTGACGGAGGGTTCGCCGGTCACCGAGTCGGCGGACTGCGCGAGATGGAGCGAGTTGAGGCCCTTGTCCTCTCCCTTGAATTTGATGCGGTAAGTGCCGTTGTCGAAGATGTCGTACCGGGCGCCGGCGTCATTGGCGACCCACACATAGGTGTCGGAAACTGGTACGGGGCCGGGGAGTTCCCGCATGACGAGGAGGCCGCTCGGAGTCGTCTGGTCGCCGGTGACATCGTTGGTCCACTGGACGAGACCCGCGGTGTAGGCGTAGGCATTGAACGCACAGGATGCGCCGAGGCCGCTGATTGCATAGTCGACACGGATGGCGCCGAGGTCGGTGCAGTTTTCATAATTCGCATTTGCGCCGTTGAGCGCCCCGACGTTGAGATCGATGAGGGCAAGGTGGAAGGTGTTCGTCGTATCGGACATGTCCTGTCCCACGACAAGGGGATAGTCCTCGGCCCCGGCCGGCTTCCATGTCTGGGGGCCATAGCCGAAGTCCCCTGCGGTGAAGGTCTCATCAAGGGCGTTTGGTTCGTAGGTCAGGTTCTCGAAGAGGGGCGCCCCCTCGACGGTCCAGTTGTACCCCGCAACATTGAGCGTAAGGGAGAAATCATCGGCAATGGTCCCGTTCACGGCAACGAGGAGCAGATTGTCCTGGTAATATCCGGTCCCGTCGGTCGAGGTGACAAAGAAGGTGCCGCTCTTGGCATCCGTCACCATTGACTCCCCGGAGGGATTGTCATAGGCATCGCTGATGTGGAGGGATTTGAGTCCCTTCGTTGCCCCCTTGAACTGGATCAGGTAGGTGTTGTCGCCATAGTCATCGTACTTCGCCCCTGCGTCGTTTGCCACCATCACGTAGGTGTTGTTGTAGGGGTTGATCGGTCCGGGGGTGGCAGATGCCGCCCCGCTCATCATGATCACGCACAGGAACAGGCAGAAGGCACAGAGCACGGCCGTGCCGCTCCTGTTCGGCGGGTAATTATTTCGTCTCATCATCGGTTCCTCGAAAGTTACTTTCTTCATTTTGAACAGGCGGGATATGGCCGGGTGTCCCTGTCAGTGGGGCATCAGGTTCCTCTGGGGAAAACCATATCTAGAAATATATGGAGGAAAAAGCTGTTAATAAATTGGCGTTTTCCTCACAATGTTAATTAAAATAAGTTTACAGAGTTGACGGCTCCCGGTCCCGGTCCGGGAGGCTGTCCGGAGACACAGATATGACAACTGACAAACAGATTGAGGTCCTGAACCGCCAGGCGGGGGAGTACTCCCGCTCCCTCGCGGCAGCGGCAGCTGAGATTGCCCGGGTGATGGTCGGGCAGCAGGAAGCGGCCGACCGTCTCCTCACCGCCCTCGTGGCCGGCGGACACGTCCTCCTCGAGGGGGTTCCCGGCATCGCAAAGACCCTTCTCGTGCGCACCCTTGCGCAGACGATCGACTGCTCGTTTGCCCGCATCCAGTTCACCCCCGACCTCCTCCCCGCTGATATCACGGGAACGACGGTCTTCCGGCAGGACACCTGCTCCTTTGCGACGGTGAAAGGTCCGGTCTTTCACCACTGCATCCTCGCAGACGAGATCAACCGTGCCCCGCCGAAGGTGCAGTCGGCGCTCCTCGAGGCGATGCAGGAGCGGCAGGTGACCATCCAGGGGGAGACCTGGCCTCTCCCCGACCCCTTCTTCGTGCTCGCGACACAGAATCCCATCGAATCGGAGGGGACCTATCCCCTCCCCGAGGCGCAGGTGGACCGGTTCATGTTCAAGACCCTGATGACCTATCCCTCCCGCGACGAAGAGATCGCCATACTGGAGCGGTTCACGGGGGGCGAGGTCCACCTTCCGTCACCGGCATTGAGCGCCGCCGACGTGGCCGCGGTGCAGGCCTTCTGCCGCGAGGTCTACGCCGACGCCGAGGTGATGCACTATGTCGCCTCGCTCGTGGATGCGACCCGCCATCCGGCGGAGTACGCGGTGGAGAGCGGGGGGTATCTCGCCTTCGGGGCATCGCCCCGTGCCTCGCTATCTCTCCTCCTCGGCGCCAAGGCAAATGCCGTCCGTGCGGGCCGCGGGTATGTCATCCCGGATGATGTCAAGGGCATCGCCAGGGATGCTCTCCGTCACCGCCTGATGCTCACCTACGAAGGAGAGGCGGAGGGCATCGCGCCCGATACCATCATCGATGAGGTGCTCTTACGGGTGCCGGTGCCGTAAGAAGGAGTGTTCGTATGCACCATCTGGCGGATGACGAGACCCTTGCGGCGGTGCTCCGGGACACCCGTGCCGTCCTTTTGCAGGAAGGACTGGCAAAGAGCCCGTATGCCGGGGCGCATGCAACGCGGCTGCGGGGGCAGGGCATTGAGTTTGCCGAGATTCGCGATTATGTCCCCGGCGATGATGTCCGGGCGATCGACTGGAACGTCTCCGCCCGGCACGGCCGTCCCTTCGTCAGGGTATGCACCGAAGAGCGGGAGCAGACGCTCTACCTCATGGTGGACTGCTCGGCCTCGATGGCGACGGGTGCGGATGTTGCCCGGTGGCACACCGCCGTGCGCATTGCGGCCTCCCTCATCCTCGGGGCGGTCCGGTCGGGTGATCGTGCCGGCCTCCTTCTCTACAGCGACCGGGTGGAAGGGTTCTATCCTGCCAGAAAGGGGCGCAGGAATGCACTCTTTCTGATCCAAAGGCTCATTGATGTCCGTCCACACTCCAAGGGGAGCGACATGCGGCCGGCGCTGCGCCACTTTACCGCCCGCGTGCCGCGGGAGAGTGCGGTCGCCGTGATATCGGACTTTCTTTCCCCCCTCCCCGCAAGGGAGCTTGCCGTCTTTGCCCGCAGGCATGACGTCCGGGCAGTGGAAGTGAACGCTTCGCATGAGCATGCACTGCCTCCGGTCGGCCTCGTGTGGCTCGAGGATCCCGAGACCGGCGAGGCGGTCCTTGCCGACACGACGGACCCTGTGCTGCGGGAGGCCTACCGCCGCATCATCGCAGAGGAAGAGAGGGTGCTGGACGATCGTTTCGGCCGCTGCCGCATCCCGCAGATACGGGTGGACGCAGGCGGTGCCTGGGACCTTCCCCTGCGCCTCCTCTATGGGAACATTTCCGGGAGGAGGGGGTAGATGGCAGGATTCTTCCATCCGCTCTGGCTGACCGGGCTTCTCCTCGTGCCGGTGCTCGTACTCTGGCACCGGCGGGCGGTCCGGCAGCGGCGCCGTGCGGCGCTTGCCTTCTCGCGGGTGGCGGCGATACGGGAGGCGGCCGAGGGGACACGGACTTCCCGACGGCCGCTCGTGCTCCTTGCATGCCCGCTCCTCGCCCTCTCGCTCATCTTCATCGGGCTTGCCGGCCCCCATGTCCCGCTGGACCAGGCCGAGGAGGGAGTGAGCGTCGTCCTCGTAATGGACGTCTCGGGGAGCATGCAGGCGACGGATTATGCCCCTACCCGTCTCGATGCCGCAAAGAGCGCCGCAAAGGCGCTCCTCGAGGGGCTGCGGGAGGGGGACTATGCGGGGGTCGTCACCTTCGAGTCGGGCGCCCGGAGTGCCGCCTACCTCTCGCCCGACCGGGACCGGGTCATCCGAGACCTGTATGCCATCGCACCACGGACCGGCTCCACGGCGCTCGGCGACGGGCTTCTCCTGGGAATTGACATGGCCGACGCCATCCCGGGCAGGAGGAAGGTCGTCGTCCTCCTCTCCGACGGGGTCGCCAATGCCGGTTCCGTCTCGCCCGATGAGGCTGCCGCCGTTGCACTGGAGCGGGGCATACCGGTCCATACCGTCGGGATCGGCTCCGACGGGCCGGTCATCACCGGGTATGACGCCTTTGGAACCCCGGAGTACGCCGAACTGGATGAGACAACCCTGCAGCGGATTGCCGCCGAAACCGGCGGGGACTATTACCGGTCGGTCAATGCAACCACGCTCAGGACGATCTACGAGGGCATTGCAGGAGAGATTCCCCGCGAACCGCAGGAGACGGACATCGGATATGTCTTTTACCTCTGCGCCGTAGGCGTGATCATCGCGGAATTCTCCCTGCGGTATGGCAGGGGGAGGATTCTGCCATGAGAAGGGCGCCCCGGGCGCTCCTCGCAGCCGCTCTCATCATTGTCCTCTGCACGGTATCCTGCAGTGCGGGGGAGATCACCTTTGCAACGGATCGGTCCGACTACTATTTTGCCGTCGGGGAGAATGTCGGCATTCCGGTCGCCGTGACCACGACGTTCGGGAAGGATGTGACGGGAACGCTCTCGGGCGTGGCATCGGTCATCCCCGCCGGCGAAACGGAGGCGCAGCGGAGCAGCAGCACCCGCTCCTTTGCCGTCTTTGCCGGGATGAAGGGTTTTGTCTATCCCGCCGGTGTAGCCGAAACGCCCCGGGAGACGGACCTTGCGATCGTCTTCACCTACGAGGACGAAGGACGGGTATGGACCGTCGCCCTCGAGGGGATCCGAGTCCATATCCTTCCCGAAGGGGTGGCGGAGGGCTCCCCCGGGGAACCGCTCGTGAGCACGCCCGCCGAAGGATCGGTGACCCCTCCCGGCAGCGCTTCCTCACCGGTCTCATCTTCCTCCGCGAAAGCCTCCCCCTCGTCGGTGGTCGAAGATCTCCTCTTCTCCGGGACCGAAGATTCGCCCTCATCTTCTGCCGTCCTTCCCGAGGATATGGCCACGCGCCTCGACAGGATGGAGGAGACCGATGAAGTGGAGAATACGATGGAGGCCCTGCTCCGGGATGCCATCACCAGCAATCCTCTCTATACGCAGGCGGGAGCCCTTCTTGCGGATGCCGGGTACGGGGCCGGGAATCTGTTCGTTGCAGCGGCATCGCCGCAGGACGGAACGTTCGAACGGACCGACGCATTGGGAACACAGAAGGTGCTGATGAACGGGACGGTCGCCGGCGGGTCGATCATCCGTCTCGAGCTCTCGTCATCGGGACCGCTCCCCCGCATCCCCTCCCTAGAGGCCAATGCGACCTATCGCTCCGCCGAAGCGACGATTGCCTCATCGGGCTACCGCCGCGTCTCCTCGGAGATGGAGATGAACGGCGAAGGGACGGCGACTCGTGAGGTCTTCACCTCGGGGGAGGGCATGGAAGCCGTGCTCTCGGCGCATCTTGTGCCGGACGGAACCGTTACCAATGTTCTTTTCGAGGAGACGACCCCCGGCGGGGATCTTTTGATCTCTCTTTTCATGGGACTGGCAATGGTCTGTCTGGCGGGCATCATCGGGTGGAGGATCCGGAGGCGGAAGGAGGGCGGGATGACCGCCCCCGATCCCGGCATGGCGCCCCCCGACTGCGAATTCACCCTTTCCGACCGCCTGCGGGCGGCCGAGGATGCGTTCGGGCGCGGTGAGTACAAGTCGGCGTACCTTGCCGCAGGGCGATGCCTCCGGGCGACCCCTCCCGACGGAATATATGCCGATGGTCCATTCCATGCCGGAATCACCGACGGGGAGTATCTGCAAGGTTTCGCAGACCCCGTCCGGCGGGAACGGGCGGCGGCAATCCTTCGCCGGTGCAGTGAGGTGGGGTATGCAAAAGGCAAGCCGGATGCCGGCGAATTCGATACCATCTGTTCGGAAATCCGTGGCATATGGGCGGATGAAAGGAAATGTCTGTTCGATAAGTAAATGTAATTTATTTAACCTAAAGAGCAATGCCAGCCATTATTACTGAATGGATGGAAACATTCTGAGTAGGTATATATGACAATATTTCTTGGGATGGATGACACCGACAACCTCGAATCACGCGGAACCGGGAGGCTTGCACGTGCGGTCGCAAAGGCCATCGATGAGCATTACCCTGTCAGCGGCGTAACCCGCCATCAGCTCTACGTTCACGCAGACATTCCCTTCACGTCGCACAACAGCTGTGCCGTGCTTCACATAGAATCCGATGAACCATCGGTCGTGCCTGAGGTCTTTGACATCGCAGAGGAGATGATGCTGGAGGATTTCATCGAGGGGAGCGATCCCGGCCTCTGTGCGGCGCATGCATCGGCCATCACTCCGGCGCTGCAGGCCTATGGGTGGGATGCGAAGGTGACGGTCCTTACCCAGGAGCGTGCCCGGACCCTTGCAAAGAACCATGGCATCGCCCTCAAGGGTCTCGGGGGGACGGAGGATGGTGTCATCGGTTCACTTGCCGGGCTCGGCCTTGCCTCGACAGGAAATGACGGCAGGCTGCTGATGAAAGGCACCATCCGTGACCATACCGGCCCTCAGGATGCGCAGGTGCTCCTCGCCGCAGGCATCGATGAGATCTGGAGCCTTGACGGGCAGCGGGTCACCGACGGGACGATCTTCACCCAGACAGGAAAGTCGGTGAAGGCGAATATGGTCGGCGGCCGCGTCGTCCTCATGGTGGAAGCCTGCGACGGCGGCTGGACGGCGCTGAAACGGCACTAAAGACCTGAGGCACGATGGACCTGAACCGGCGGATAATCATTGCAGCCCTCCTCTTGGGCGTCTTTGCGATGGTGATGATATTCGCCCAGATCGTGGGGGATCTCTTCATCGAAACCGGGGGCACCCTTCCCACCGTCGAGATAAAAGAAACCTACACAAAGGAGGATTTCGTCTATGGTCCGCAGGATTTCCGGCCGTGCTGGTATTCTCTTCCGGTCTATACGCCTGCAGAGAATGACCCCTCCGCCGGGGATGACTGGTATATTCTGGTAGTTCCCCTGCACGGGGTGCCGTATGGGGGCAACCCCCTTCTGGGCCGGCGGGGGTATATCGAAGTGAACTATTCCTTCAGCGGGCTTTCGGATATGGCGGTCTTTCATGTCATCGGGTTCCAGGACAGCGAGGTGAAGACGCGGACGAACCGGCATGACGGGTGGGGTGCGTCCTGGTATGCCGTCCCGGGAGAAGCGGCTCCGGGAAGCAGCATGCCGGCAACCGCCCCGATGTCGGAGTCGAACAGGTTTGTGCTGCAGATCTCCGGGTCTGGTGTCCCTGTGGATGCGGACGAGGAGGTGGCCGTGGGATATCCGGTGAATTTCAAGGAGGGTGGCGGTATGGATGCCATCCATATTACGACGATTCCCGCAATGAAGAAGGGGCAGATCACCCGTGACGGGCCGGCAGAGGGGACGTTGTATATCACCCATACGGGCGGGTCGACGATGGGGGCGACAGCACTTCTCGTTGCCTGCCGGGGAATGCAGAATGACGATTTTTCGGTTGCGATCACATCACGGTTCGTGGAGGAAGAGGGATGGTAGAGACCCGCATCCGGGATGACCCGAAGGAGGAGAGGGCGGCGGGAGGCTTTTTCACCCTCAATGAGATCGCCCTCCTCTCCCTCTGCGGGGCGCTCGTCTTTGTCCTGAAGATCGTCCTGAAGATCCCCCTTGCCCTTCCCGGTCATTCCGGAGCGTTCTGGGTGATCCCCATCATCATCGGCGTTGCTGTTGTCAGGAAGTTCGGCTCCGGCACCTACATCGGCCTCATATCGGGCATTCTGGCCTCATTTTTCGGCTTCGATCCGGTGCATATCTTCTCGATCTTCAAGTACTGCGCCATCGGTCTCGCCATTGATCTAACCTCCTTCGGCTTTGGCTACCGGCTGGAGAACCCGGCCGTCGGGTTCATCGTCGGGGCGACGGGCAACATCGTCAAGATGGTCGTCAACTACGCCGTGCAGGTCTTCTTCGGCATCAACGCCGGGTTCATCCTCCTCGGTATCGGCCTCTCGTCGGTGACCCACCTGATCTTCGGGGGCCTCGGCGGCATGATCGCCGCGTACATCGCCGGGCGCCTCATGCGGGCAGGGGTGATTCATGGTGGCGACGAGTGATCCGCTCAT is a window from the Methanovulcanius yangii genome containing:
- a CDS encoding ABC transporter substrate-binding protein; this translates as MTIFLGMDDTDNLESRGTGRLARAVAKAIDEHYPVSGVTRHQLYVHADIPFTSHNSCAVLHIESDEPSVVPEVFDIAEEMMLEDFIEGSDPGLCAAHASAITPALQAYGWDAKVTVLTQERARTLAKNHGIALKGLGGTEDGVIGSLAGLGLASTGNDGRLLMKGTIRDHTGPQDAQVLLAAGIDEIWSLDGQRVTDGTIFTQTGKSVKANMVGGRVVLMVEACDGGWTALKRH
- a CDS encoding ECF transporter S component, translating into MVETRIRDDPKEERAAGGFFTLNEIALLSLCGALVFVLKIVLKIPLALPGHSGAFWVIPIIIGVAVVRKFGSGTYIGLISGILASFFGFDPVHIFSIFKYCAIGLAIDLTSFGFGYRLENPAVGFIVGATGNIVKMVVNYAVQVFFGINAGFILLGIGLSSVTHLIFGGLGGMIAAYIAGRLMRAGVIHGGDE